The Pyrenophora tritici-repentis strain M4 chromosome 2, whole genome shotgun sequence genome window below encodes:
- a CDS encoding BAR-2 multi-domain protein, with protein sequence MENLGKISAFGKNISASFTPWAARTQQYVKEQVGNVEDKTQLPPDYIELEKRVDALKKVHTTMLQVTSQYANEAYDYPANIRESFNDLGRTVSEKVNLLSSATSPAEAQAALTAPPSAKPQPKTFSHAVARAALNASHMLTSEQTNSSEDPLATALEKYAIASEKVGEARLAQDAQIQSRFLAGWSTTLNTNIQFATRARKAVENSRLSLDATKASAKGPAFALPGQAAKKDSMDDDLSEEARAKIEQAEDEFVGQTEEAVGVMKNVLDTPEPLRNLADLIAAQLEYHKKAYEILSELAPVVEQLQVEQEASYRRAREEL encoded by the exons ATGGAAAATCTCGGCAAGATCTCAGCGTTTGGAAAGAACATTTC CGCTTCATTCACCCCTTGGGCAGCACGGACACAGCAATATGTCAAGGAGCAAGTTGGCAATGTCGAGGACAAG ACTCAACTGCCCCCAGACTACATTGAGCTCGAGAAGCGAGTGGATGCGCTGAAGAAGGTGCACACGACGATGCTCCAGGTGAC TTCGCAATACGCCAACGAAGCCTACGACTACCCAGCCAACATCCGCGAGTCTTTCAATGACCTCGGCCGTACCGTATCCGAAAAAGTCAACCTTCTCTCCAGCGCCACATCGCCCGCCGAGGCCCAGGCTGCCCTCACTGCCCCTCCCTCCGCAAAGCCCCAGCCCAAGACCTTCAGCCATGCTGTCGCCCGTGCCGCTCTCAATGCCTCGCATATGCTTACGTCAGAGCAAACAAACTCTAGCGAAGATCCCCTGGCCACTGCCCTTGAAAAGTACGCCATTGCCAGCGAAAAGGTTGGCGAGGCACGATTGGCCCAGGACGCCCAGATTCAGAGCCGCTTCCTCGCCGGCTGGAGTACCACGTTGAACACGAACATACAGTTTGCCACACGTGCTCGCAAGGCAGTTGAGAACTCTCGTCTGAGCCTCGATGCGACCAAGGCCTCTGCCAAGGGCCCTGCTTTTGCCCTGCCCGGCCAGGCCGCCAAGAAGGACTCCATGGACGATGACCTGAGCGAAGAGGCGCGTGCAAAGATTGAGCAGGCCGAGGATGAGTTTGTTGGCCAAACTGAGGAGGCCGTCGGAGTCATGAAGAAT GTTCTCGACACACCCGAGCCCCTCCGCAACCTCGCCGATCTCATCGCCGCTCAGCTCGAATACCATAAGAAGGCATACGAGATCCTGTCGGAGCTAGCTCCCGTCGTGGAGCAGTTGCAGGTGGAACAGGAG GCCAGCTACCGCAGAGCTCGTGAGGAGTTGTAG
- a CDS encoding putative c6 finger domain protein produces MSGYYPNPGHSIPPQYYNIDPNTNIQHAPPSVISHGSYTPTLPDNPFQPVASGAFVQYENVGQPNYADQFEDLSGPMGAAHGGNGRARRRPAPGEQVKHRRTRSGCYMCRQRRVKCDEARPVCERCKKGPRECIYPDAQTNQKSTRSGSKSGKPSSIDDPSSPEDHDEETKDGKRLPVISQDARDSSHTPGSFLEQSASPSTEASSTVPPPVRPSLSRKGSAQPATAGSTTKNPSSMARDLQFYLNYFKNNMSVHHYSLKRDTKGFLKGEFLNWVMKFEPLKYAVAGYAAYFHTLSQPDGRMSTFLQFYNESVSRLRTAITKNKKQGLPTFLTILQLASIEEMLGDWVNLMGHQKAAFELLTRLYTPETVIQSDFLLKMLLWYIRFDLFTSFQSGGEAALGREWYVAVHDCYAQKVRDNPDDLGMQYEEQFAYSRLVAKDSNDLFARTGKGLVSPQDFMAQLPLLKERVETLRENLPPTLTDASYKIHSIPGTHDPNDIVNPYEPDIIWGGKLWTTNYLRLDLWGIQFMFAISSSMALKQPIDPEWTNEAYKAIQVFEAMCAYPDAPLGAQLEAQVSFAISVIFLPKDAKTMMWVRRTFAKIEASGYVYSDVLRNRMLEMMGIGPSDWWLPNDEGCPRIIRSIKDFIKERTQAPKDQVSDDLREMRGIFSSLTISDSPPSDNMTVTSGDGLGSTYGSPDWQSSGYGSDRKSSNAEAYPPGSQQQ; encoded by the exons ATGTCTGGCTACTACCCCAACCCAGGCCACAGTATACCGCCACAGTACTACAACATCGACCCCAACACCAACATCCAACATGCCCCACCAAGTGTAATCTCACATGGCTCCTATACCCCAACCCTGCCAGACAACCCATTCCAACCCGTCGCTTCTGGTGCCTTTGTGCAGTACGAGAACGTTGGCCAGCCAAACTATGCCGACCAGTTCGAAGACCTTTCCGGCCCCATGGGCGCTGCGCATGGTGGCAATGGTCGTGCGCGCAGACGGCCAGCGCCGGGCGAGCAGGTCAAACATCGCCGAACTCGGAGCGGCTGCTACATGTGCAGACAGCGAAGAGTAAAG TGCGACGAAGCTCGTCCCGTGTGTGAAC GCTGCAAAAAGGGTCCCCGCGAATGTATCTACCCAGACGCACAAACCAATCAGAAATCTACGCGCAGTGGGTCAAAGTCGGGCAAACCCTCCTCCATCGATGACCCCTCGTCGCCCGAAGACCACGACGAGGAGACCAAGGACGGGAAACGCTTACCTGTCATT AGCCAAGATGCGCGCGACTCATCCCATACCCCAGGCTCATTCCTGGAGCAAAGTGCCTCGCCCTCGACTGAAGCTTCATCCACCGTTCCCCCTCCTGTACGGCCATCGCTGTCTCGCAAAGGCAGCGCACAGCCCGCAACGGCTGGTTCAACGACGAAGAACCCCTCGTCCATGGCGCGGGATCTACAGTTCTACCTTAACTATTTCAAGAACAACATGAGCGTACACCACTACTCTCTCAAACGCGACACAAAGGGCTTCCTAAAGGGCGAATTTTTGAACTGGGTGATGAAGTTTGAGCCTCTCAAATATGCTGTAGCGGGGTACGCCGCATACTTCCATACGCTTTCGCAACCGGATGGCCGCATGTCAACCTTCCTCCAGTTCTACAATGAGTCAGTCTCGCGGCTGCGGACGGCCATTACTAAAAACAAGAAACAAGGGCTTCCAACCTTTCTGACTATATTGCAGTTGGCGAGTATTGAA GAAATGCTTGGTGATTGGGTCAATCTGATGGGCCACCAAAAAGCGGCATTCGAACTACTCACGCGCCTCTACACACCGGAGACGGTTATACAGTCGGATTTTCTTCTCAAGATGCTACTGTGGTACATACGATTTGATCTGTTCACTAGCTTCCAATCAGGCGGCGAAGCTGCGCTAGGTCGAGAATGGTACGTGGCCGTACACGACTGCTATGCCCAAAAGGTCCGCGACAACCCAGACGACCTCGGAATGCAGTACGAAGAACAGTTCGCATACTCGCGACTGGTAGCAAAAGACTCAAACGACCTGTTTGCGAGAACTGGAAAGGGATTGGTCAGCCCCCAGGATTTTATGGCCCAACTGCCGCTACTCAAAGAAAGAGTAGAAACTCTACGGGAAAATTTGCCGCCAACTTTGACTGACGCAAGCTATAAGATACATAGCATCCCCGGCACTCACGACCCGAATGATATTGTCAACCCTTACGAGCCGGATATCATCTGGGGTGGTAAATTATGGACCACAAACTACCTGCGTCTGGATCTTTGGGGCATTCAGTTCATGTTCGCCATCTCGTCTTCGATGGCTTTGAAGCAGCCTATTGATCCTGAATGGACCAACGAGGCATACAAAGCAATACAAGTGTTCGAGGCCATGTGCGCATATCCAGACGCACCGCTTGGTGCGCAACTAGAAGCGCAAGTCAGTTTTGCGATTTCTGTCATATTCCTGCCCAAGGATGCGAAGACGATGATGTGGGTTCGTCGGACGTTTGCCAAGATCGAAGCGTCTGG TTACGTCTATTCGGATGTGCTCCGCAACCGCATGCTCGAGATGATGGGTATCGGCCCATCAGATTGGTGGCTTCCCAACGATGAAGGCTGTCCTCGGATAATCCGATCCATCAAGGACTTCATCAAGGAACGCACACAAGCGCCCAAGGACCAAGTTTCGGACGACCTGCGTGAGATGCGCGGCATCTTCAGCTCCCTGACTATTTCAGACTCGCCACCCTCGGACAACATGACGGTAACGAGCGGCGATGGCTTGGGGTCAACGTATGGCTCTCCGGATTGGCAGTCGTCAGGCTACGGAAGCGACCGCAAGTCGTCGAATGCAGAGGCCTACCCGCCAGGGTCGCAGCAGCAGTAG